A DNA window from Trypanosoma brucei brucei TREU927 chromosome 10, whole genome shotgun sequence contains the following coding sequences:
- a CDS encoding chaperone protein DnaJ, protein MNNDLERSRRLYQTLHLPDFSSIEEVRQAYKTLVLKYHPDKNLHDPTAAERFRCVTLAYEILSNEEKKRKYDTALRVRQPLGVGSVRCGSTTPRSVAKGGKVPTHCATTSIYEELNTYALRKAERPGRRAPSVSTPRGVRPSLYTKEQRMFFRKREKEHQAELRKRWEQEKREQWEREREALRKQQMRREETQHIFQLHRAVNSARRTNSSRVQRGTSAHISADNGRPTVRSSAAQHPRMSTSISSSMFTPSPRTRCASTDGLSKRMGTRNRSVVNNESETVLHRRVGRESEQRIRPTGLRPRGAALIESENTVRRAIEAAAGLRMKLLYLQTKELWQRAVYVEENHLAREVLHLLEEERRYPMFANNPGFFISMCNRQYKMLYTDEAISFATIVLQERESTRRLSIKQEYESTLLSYRCMLSLFQRKLVMNKLLRRQRGRIEEEERLFRNMLYVSMHECGARHQLQEAEKDEVTQLIRRRANERHIVYMKYGEQARLAERKSNAVITASLQKEVERLQHALKSLAVQLPYERELRFISDISARAAVNVNEAKPDISVVPPCGVTVQTRSEASGAQRDPQKTFHRRVSSVGDGSNFNVKLSATAKRGSSPGCAVRRERAALAQQLRKPQG, encoded by the coding sequence ATGAACAATGACCTTGAGCGATCAAGGCGACTTTATCAGACACTCCACCTTCCAGATTTCAGTAGCATTGAGGAGGTGAGACAGGCTTACAAAACCCTCGTCCTTAAGTATCATCCGGACAAAAATCTACACGACCCGACGGCAGCAGAGAGGTTTAGATGCGTTACCCTAGCGTATGAGATTCTTTCcaacgaagagaaaaagaggaaatacgACACGGCGTTGCGAGTGCGTCAGCCGCTTGGTGTGGGCTCGGTCAGATGCGGTAGTACCACACCCCGTTCGGTTGCGAAAGGAGGTAAAGTACCCACACATTGTGCAACCACCAGCATCTATGAAGAGCTCAACACATATGCACTACGGAAGGCAGAGCGGCCAGGTCGACGCGCGCCCTCCGTTAGCACACCACGGGGAGTACGACCATCACTCTATACGAAAGAGCAGCGGATGTTTTTCAGGAAGCGCGAGAAAGAACACCAGGCGGAACTCCGCAAGCGATGGGAGCAGGAAAAGCGTGAGCAATGGGAACGGGAGCGGGAGGCCCTTCGCAAGCAACAGATGAGGCGAGAGGAGACGCAGCACATTTTCCAGTTACATAGGGCTGTTAATAGTGCCAGGCGTACGAATTCATCACGGGTGCAGCGCGGTACATCAGCCCATATTTCTGCAGATAATGGTAGACCCACAGTCCGTTCCTCTGCCGCGCAGCATCCCCGGATGAGCACCAGCATCAGCAGTAGCATGTTCACGCCCTCGCCGAGAACCCGCTGCGCCTCCACAGACGGTTTGAGTAAACGAATGGGAACTAGAAACCGATCGGTTGTAAACAACGAGTCCGAGACGGTGCTGCACCGAAGGGTGGGGCGAGAATCAGAGCAGCGAATTCGACCAACAGGACTGCGACCTCGCGGGGCAGCATTGATAGAAAGTGAGAATACGGTTCGTAGGGCTATTGAGGCTGCCGCAGGACTTCGTATGAAACTCCTGTACTTACAGACGAAAGAGTTGTGGCAGCGGGCTGTGTATGTTGAAGAAAACCACCTCGCGCGGGAGGTCCTACACCTGttggaagaagaaaggaggtaTCCAATGTTTGCGAACAACCCGGGCTTCTTCATAAGTATGTGTAATAGACAGTACAAAATGCTGTACACAGATGAAGCAATTAGCTTTGCTACAATTGTTCTACAGGAGCGCGAAAGTACAAGGAGGTTGAGCATAAAGCAGGAATATGAGAGTACGCTGCTCAGTTATCGTTGTATGCTAAGCCTTTTCCAAAGGAAACTAGTGATGAACAAGTTATTAAGAAGACAACGGGGACGcattgaggaggaggaaaggttGTTTCGAAACATGTTGTATGTATCTATGCACGAGTGTGGAGCCCGACATCAATTGCAAGAGGCCGAAAAAGACGAGGTGACGCAGCTGATAAGGCGGAGAGCGAACGAGCGACATATTGTATATATGAAGTATGGAGAACAAGCAAGGTTAGCAGAGCGTAAGTCGAATGCGGTTATCACTGCTTCACTGCAGAAGGAAGTTGAGCGCCTCCAGCATGCCCTCAAGTCGTTGGCAGTGCAACTTCCTTATGAAAGAGAATTACGCTTTATTTCTGACATCTCTGCACGTGCAGCAGTCAATGTAAACGAAGCTAAACCTGACATCTCGGTAGTGCCTCCGTGCGGCGTTACCGTGCAGACACGTAGTGAAGCAAGCGGTGCGCAGCGCGACCCACAAAAAACCTTCCATCGCAGAGTGAGTAGCGTTGGTGATGGAAGCAATTTCAATGTCAAGTTGTCAGCAACTGCCAAAAGGGGAAGCTCTCCAGGTTGTGCAGTCAGACGGGAACGTGCTGCTCTCGCACAGCAGCTGAGGAAACCACAGGGTTGA
- a CDS encoding hypothetical protein, conserved (LIH: member fo a family containing a previously- unrecognized domain.): MSLRVSIYISFRFPLMLFSAHHDENEGKNVKNIYIYIYESPKSHFELGGKGRRNRKRNMGPFIYMYFWLSTPLMFSFPHLRYIPFVFFPFFMCLCVRLCLFCDPYLVNYPNSIFIFHPSAWHWCLLSTVYIMCLFVCVCVCGYDCRCSCCSVSVWRKSKKGKEITKESSYVFRLLLLLPLLLLLVFFFPVSFSFFHL; the protein is encoded by the coding sequence ATGAGTTTGCGTGTGAGTATATAcatttctttccgttttccTTTAATGTTATTTTCCGCGCATCATgatgaaaatgaaggtaaaaatgtaaagaatatatatatatatatatatgagtcaCCAAAATCTCATTTTGAACtcggagggaaaggaaggagaaacagaaagaggaatATGGGTCCATTCATTTATATGTACTTTTGGCTCTCCACCCCGTTAATGTTTTCCTTCCCACACCTCCGTTatattccttttgttttttttcctttctttatgtgtttgtgtgtgcgtctttgtttgttttgtgatCCTTATTTAGTTAATTACCCCAATTCcatcttcattttccatCCTTCTGCATGGCATTGGTGCCTGCTTTCAACTGTTTATattatgtgtttgtttgtttgtgtgtgtgtgtgtggatatGATTGTCGTTGCAGCTGTTGTTCTGTGTCTGTGtggagaaaaagcaaaaaaggaaaagaaattacaAAAGAATCGAGTTATGTCTTTCGcttgttattactattaccattattattattattggtgtttttttttcctgtttcttttagtttctttcatttgtga
- a CDS encoding pumilio RNA-binding protein, giving the protein MSGWDEPVSSNTPPGSGEADWLAGADDIFSGSGALLADPRDVRRAETAPMVLTMFSSDGTLCIGSLEADVPPEEEYRYAEEYHREYYSKYPRDPRMLVPLRSNNFGRRGSGAGRRGTSATNTQPQDGVGVVGDSGTTKVTGSTAVGTSVGERTPRHDLCGEVARLNSGSASPPRRGSRDAAPTGGETEGFKRLHSAMGSLEPPSAAPGSSGSFSVNVGAVDLANMKANGEGMQNGSLTQQDTSSGQQPQQVDTLSRRAPGSSRNRSTSNYGQKNGAFKQPSNGEVGGDRFTNEEPTTARDNLESNHALAVSDEFRLQVVSLCKDQDGSRCVQRLLNNPENIEPIFNEVFPRTHELIIDVFGNYVLQKLLDMLPTESDMCKRLIKQVSGRLKEYSFQMYGCRVIQKMLEKASPEKREEVLFELKDCLVECIFDQNANHVAQKLIEVIPEKTQLLVDSFMPHLKALSRHPYGCRVLQCVFERCSTAHGVNIRPMLEAVLENVHEYVMDQYGNYVVQYALLNAPEELRQRFVTQLIPHVYALSCSKFASNVAEKTIIKANAEELQQVVETLTHPLGASEDGNYLVLMMQDQYANYVVQRLLQQVTKAQQQHIAEQIRPHLHTIRCSVYGQHLVQKMECMGMPLWGEAGAVYGGSFPCDFNGSHSPSSMGRGGSRKPRQSSTGHSSMSNTQGIHSNSMSLVEHSMIPGNTYPQPSPGAVALGGQPMLPLATTGGAHCGYGYIGSPTDTMIMTRAPPPPPQQPQQLPMGTPGLAISSQACFPGMMSPPQRSMSDGRDMYSAGLVYTRGRGEIMSPTPSDGFAHPFQAYPATLAPRVFYRGGAQSFYSCMPTL; this is encoded by the coding sequence ATGTCTGGTTGGGACGAACCCGTCTCATCAAACACGCCACCAGGCAGCGGTGAAGCAGATTGGCTTGCTGGAGCCGACGATATATTCAGTGGCAGCGGGGCTTTACTTGCCGACCCGCGTGACGTGCGGCGGGCTGAAACGGCGCCTATGGTTCTCACCATGTTTTCATCCGATGGGACGCTTTGTATTGGTAGCCTTGAGGCGGACGTTCCCCCGGAGGAGGAGTACCGATATGCAGAGGAATATCACCGGGAATATTACTCCAAATACCCCCGTGACCCGCGCATGCTTGTTCCGCTACGCTCCAATAACTTCGGAAGACGTGGCAGTGGTGCAGGAAGACGTGGCACCTCCGCCACCAACACACAACCGCAAGACGGTGTCGGAGTTGTCGGTGACAGCGGCACAACTAAAGTGACGGGCTCCACAGCAGTAGGAACTTCAGTAGGAGAGCGCACGCCAAGGCATGACCTCTGCGGCGAAGTGGCGAGGCTGAACAGCGGGAGCGCCTCACCGCCGCGGAGGGGGTCGCGGGACGCCGCTCCCACAGGAGGGGAGACGGAAGGTTTCAAGCGGCTTCATTCGGCCATGGGCTCCCTCGAGCCACCCTCCGCAGCACCCGGTAGTAGCGGTTCTTTTAGTGTAAACGTTGGTGCTGTTGACCTCGCGAATATGAAAGCCAACGGCGAAGGAATGCAAAACGGCTCGTTGACGCAACAGGACACATCCAGTGGGCAGCAGCCTCAGCAAGTTGATACACTCTCACGACGGGCACcaggcagcagcaggaaccgTTCTACGTCAAACTATGGACAAAAGAACGGTGCATTTAAGCAGCCTAGTAACGGTGAAGTTGGTGGTGACAGGTTCACAAACGAAGAACCGACAACAGCACGCGATAATCTTGAATCGAATCATGCCCTTGCTGTCTCTGACGAATTCAGGTTGCAGgttgtttccctttgcaAGGATCAGGACGGAAGCCGCTGTGTACAACGTCTCCTAAATAATCCGGAGAACATCGAACCGATCTTCAACGAGGTGTTTCCACGTACACATGAATTGATCATTGACGTATTTGGAAATTATGTTTTACAGAAGTTGTTGGACATGCTACCTACTGAGAGTGACATGTGCAAACGACTCATAAAGCAAGTTAGCGGAAGGTTAAAGGAGTACTCGTTTCAGATGTACGGCTGCCGCGTAATCCAGAAGATGTTGGAAAAGGCCTCACCGGAGAAGCGGGAGGAGGTGCTCTTCGAGCTAAAGGATTGCCTTGTAGAATGTATATTTGACCAAAACGCTAACCACGTAGCCCAGAAACTCATTGAAGTCATCCCAGAGAAGACGCAGCTGTTGGTGGACTCCTTCATGCCGCACTTAAAGGCGCTTTCGCGTCACCCGTACGGTTGCCGTGTGTTGCAGTGCGTTTTCGAGAGGTGTTCTACAGCACATGGAGTGAACATTCGCCCCATGTTAGAAGCCGTGCTCGAGAATGTACATGAGTACGTGATGGACCAGTATGGAAATTATGTTGTGCAGTATGCTCTTTTGAATGCGCCTGAGGAATTACGACAACGCTTCGTGACTCAGTTAATACCGCACGTATATGCCCTTTCGTGTAGCAAATTTGCGTCTAATGTTGCCGAAAAAACTATTATCAAGGCAAATGCAGAAGAACTGCAGCAAGTTGTAGAGACGCTCACCCATCCTTTAGGTGCTTCAGAAGATGGCAACTACCTCGTGCTTATGATGCAGGATCAGTACGCAAACTATGTCGTCCAACGTTTACTCCAGCAAGTGACAAaggcacagcagcagcacattGCGGAGCAGATAAGGCCGCACCTCCACACCATACGTTGCTCTGTATATGGACAGCACCTTGTACAGAAAATGGAGTGCATGGGCATGCCACTGTGGGGAGAGGCGGGTGCTGTGTATGGTGGAAGTTTCCCCTGTGACTTTAATGGTTCACATTCTCCGAGTAGTATGGGTCGCGGAGGAAGTCGGAAACCAAGACAAAGTTCGACGGGCCACAGCAGCATGAGTAACACGCAGGGGATACACAGTAACTCCATGAGTTTGGTAGAACACTCGATGATCCCTGGCAATACATATCCGCAACCTTCTCCAGGTGCTGTTGCGCTTGGTGGTCAACCTATGCTCCCACTTGCAACAACTGGTGGTGCACACTGCGGTTACGGTTATATCGGTTCCCCAACCGACACGATGATTATGACGCGtgcgccgccgccgccgccgcagcaaccacaacaacttcCCATGGGCACACCCGGCCTGGCAATCAGTAGTCAGGCATGTTTCCCAGGCATGATGTCTCCACCTCAACGCTCAATGTCGGATGGGCGGGACATGTACTCGGCAGGGCTCGTGTACACGCGGGGTCGTGGGGAAATTATGAGTCCCACACCTTCTGATGGTTTTGCACATCCGTTTCAGGCGTATCCCGCAACTTTAGCCCCAAGGGTTTTCTACCGAGGTGGGGCTCAGAGTTTTTACTCCTGCATGCCAACGCTGTAG